The Pochonia chlamydosporia 170 chromosome 1, whole genome shotgun sequence genome window below encodes:
- a CDS encoding sulfate permease (similar to Coccidioides immitis RS XP_001245450.1), which produces MSSSSSFSTKVGHGLAKVLGIKLENPKEDDVTRGESILSSQTGNTFVEGHPTTSEWLHDLVPPPQEAVSYVRSLFPFLSWIGHYNLQWFAGDLVAGITIGAIIVPQGMAYALLAKLEPQFGLYSSFMGVVIYWLFGTSKDISIGPVAVLSTIVGTVVEDITSAPETKDIPPHVIASALSVIAGCIVLAMGLLRIGWIVDLISTTALAAFMTGSAITIASSQLPALMGLHDLSTRDPAYKIIINTLKHLPESKIDASLGLTALFLLYLIRWALTSAAARFPAHKRIIFFMTTMRTVLVILLYTMISWLVNMHRRDQPMFRVIGNVPSGFRNAAVPQFPKNIISRFGSHLPAIVIVMLVEHIAISKSFARINNYAIDPSQEMVAIGMTNVFGPFLGAYPSTGSFSRTAIKSKAGVRTPAAGVVSGIVVLLATYLLTAVFFYIPSAALAAVIIHAVGDLITPPDTVYRFWRVSPLEMFVFFVGVFVSIFAQIEDGLYATVAISAAILIYRILKARGRFLGRVRVHSVLDDNVIGEDHKKVYGEYGTFDGASQGPSRNVFLPLDHGDGSNPEVELENPYPGVFIYRFSEGFNYPNANYTLDCLTDFIFSQTRRSSPEFFERPGDRPWNNPGPRKSAKSPQDGELDAKPTLKAIILDLSSVNNVDVTSVQQLIDVRNQLDKYTAPDVVDWHIACINNRWTKRALIAGGFGIPTKPQDGLHHRWKSIFSVAEMGGKNSAAAVAEVAANERGLQSSHSHMSKLDVEMGQSSDSDEASTKPGDEKVEESAKKVRRGAVVHDLNRPLFHVDLTSAVQSAIANVEAREEFRAAAGQST; this is translated from the exons atgtcgtcgtcttcctccttttCAACCAaggttggccatggcttggcCAAAGTTCTTGGTATCAAACTTGAGAACCCAAAAGAGGACGATGTCACTCGTGGAGAGTCAATTCTATCCTCACAGACCGGTAACACTTTTGTCGAAGGACATCCTACCACATCTGAATGGCTTCATGACCTGGTACCGCCGCCACAAGAAGCCGTGTCATATGTCCGGTCCCTGTTCCCCTTCCTCTCCTGGATAGGGCACTACAATCTTCAATGGTTTGCTGGTGACCTTGTCGCAGGTATTACTATTGGCGCGATTATTGTGCCCCAGGGCATGGCCTATGCTTTGCTGGCCAAGCTCGAGCCTCAATTTGGTCTCTACTCCTCCTTTATGGGCGTTGTAATCTATTGGTTATTTGGAACGTCCAAGGACATCTCCATTGGACCTGTGGCTGTGTTGTCGACAATTGTTGGAACTGTTGTTGAAGATATCACCTCCGCTCCAGAAACCAAAGACATTCCGCCTCATGTCATTGCTTCGGCCCTGTCCGTCATTGCTGGGTGCATTGTTTTGGCCATGGGCCTTTTGAGAATTGGTTGGATCGTTGACCTGATTTCCACTACGGCACTGGCGGCGTTCATGACGGGTTCTGCCATTACCATTGCGTCTAGTCAGCTGCCTGCTCTCATGGGTCTGCATGACTTGTCAACAAGAGATCCGGCATACAAGATCATTATCAACACCCTGAAGCATCTTCCTGAGTCAAAAATTGACGCATCATTGGGATTGACTGCCCTGTTCTTATTGTATCTTATTCGATGGGCCCTTACATCGGCCGCCGCACGGTTCCCTGCCCATAAACGGATCATTTTCTTCATGACTACTATGCGGACCGTTCTTGTCATCCTGCTGTATACCATGATTAGCTGGCTAGTGAATATGCATCGGAGGGACCAACCGATGTTTAGGGTTATTGGAAACGTGCCAAGTG GTTTCCGCAATGCTGCTGTCCCCCAGTTTCCAAAGAATATCATTTCGCGTTTCGGCTCTCATCTGCCGGCCATAGTCATCGTCATGCTTGTTGAGCACATTGCTATTTCCAAATCCTTTGCCCGAATCAACAACTATGCCATTGACCCTTCACAAGAAAtggttgccattggcatgaCTAACGTTTTTGGCCCGTTCCTAGGCGCTTATCCATCCACAGGCTCATTTAGTCGAACAGCAATCAAATCCAAAGCGGGTGTCCGAACTCCGGCCGCCGGGGTCGTATCTGGTATTGTTGTACTGCTGGCCACGTACCTCTTGACCGCGGTCTTTTTCTACATTCCTAGTGCAGCACTTGCAGCCGTCATTATCCACGCTGTTGGCGACCTCATTACACCGCCGGATACCGTTTACCGGTTTTGGCGTGTGTCCCCCCTCGAAATgttcgtcttcttcgtcggcgTCTTTGTTAGTATCTTCGCTCAGATCGAAGATGGTTTATACGCCACCGTCGCTATTTCAGCCGCCATTCTCATATACCGCATCTTAAAGGCACGCGGACGGTTCCTCGGCAGGGTGCGAGTTCACTCTGTCCTTGATGACAACGTTATTGGCGAGGATCACAAGAAGGTGTACGGAGAGTACGGTACTTTCGACGGAGCATCCCAAGGCCCTTCTCGAAACGTCTTCCTTCCTCTGGATCATGGAGACGGCTCCAACCCTGAAGTTGAGCTGGAGAACCCTTATCCCGGCGTTTTCATCTACCGTTTCTCTGAGGGATTCAACTATCCCAATGCCAATTATACCTTGGATTGTCTCACCGATTTTATCTTCTCACAAACCAGGCGTTCCAGCCCTGAGTTCTTTGAGCGTCCTGGCGACAGGCCCTGGAACAACCCTGGTCCGCGAAAATCGGCAAAATCTCCTCAGGATGGCGAACTCGACGCAAAACCAACGCTCAAGGCCATCATCTTGGACTTAAGTTCCGTCAACAACGTTGATGTTACTTCAGTCCAGCAACTCATCGATGTTCGAAACCAGCTTGATAAATACACCGCCCCCGACGTGGTAGACTGGCACATCGCATGCATTAACAACCGCTGGACAAAGCGTGCCCTCATTGCTGGAGGGTTTGGAATCCCCACCAAGCCTCAGGACGGCCTACACCACAGGTGGAAGTCCATATTTAGCGTTGCTGAGATGGGTGGCAAGAACTCTGCTGCCGCTGTGGCAGAGGTCGCTGCCAACGAGAGAGGCCTTCAATCGAGCCACTCCCATATGTCTAAACTGGACGTTGAGATGGGCCAAAGCTCTGATTCGGACGAGGCTTCGACTAAGCCAGGCGATGAGAAGGTGGAGGAATCGGCGAAGAAAGTTCGACGAGGGGCGGTGGTTCATGATCTTAATAGGCCTCTGTTTCATGTTGACCTGACGAGCGCGGTGCAAAGTGCCATCGCGAATGTTGAAGCTAGAGAGGAGTTTAGAGCTGCAGCAGGACAGTCAACTTGA
- a CDS encoding wlm domain-containing protein (similar to Colletotrichum gloeosporioides Nara gc5 XP_007286207.1), whose product MPIGIQRLNAKKSQPNPNIVFIKPLPGPNEKTAQGFLERIAAQCLPVMRKHHLSIMTLEEYEPNREFVGRNFNAGEVIQLVLRSPSTGRWLPFEYVQMVMMHELAHCKQMNHSRAFWAVRNQYATQMYELFRQGYTGEGIWGRGASLVTGEWERNQVTADEVLPEHLCGGTYRSRRRKRKAKPALTYQERKERRILKKFGKNGVALGADDEEKVKLEKGKRVQAKPRVAGSARGRELRAAAALARFEKQKVEEEDVVKDEDETQSGSESEYEDVAEEAAAVDVDGSTMRDSKGRGMVRVCEDEDTNDLEARNELSQLEDMFRRVKREDPAPSTQTVRVKAEPGTQETSLSSVTAKREPLDTPLDDIPAAQPVEASSRSKSAIERSQSTTPCSMCSFANTSSAVTCAMCANVLDPTNTPNSWRCSSTTCAESQYVNAGDCGVCGLCGQRRV is encoded by the exons ATGCCCATTGGCATCCAGCGACTCAATGCCAAAAAGTCGCAACCAAATCCCAACATCGTCTTTATCAAACCATTACCCGGCCCCAATGAGAAAACAGCACAAGGGTTCCTCGAAAGAATTGCCGCACAATGCC TGCCTGTCATGCGCAAGCACCACCTATCCATCATGACACTAGAAGAATACGAACCAAACCGTGAGTTCGTGGGCCGCAACTTCAACGCCGGCGAAGTGATCCAACTTGTACTTCGGTCCCCCTCAACAGGTCGCTGGCTCCCATTCGAATACGTCCAAATGGTCATGATGCACGAACTAGCGCACTGCAAGCAAATGAACCACTCTCGGGCCTTCTGGGCAGTGCGAAACCAGTACGCCACGCAAATGTACGAACTGTTTAGGCAGGGATACACGGGTGAAGGAATCTGGGGCCGCGGTGCGAGTCTAGTTACAGGCGAGTGGGAGCGGAACCAAGTAACGGCAGATGAGGTTCTTCCGGAGCATCTATGCGGCGGGACGTATCGCTCCAGAcggaggaagagaaaggcaaagCCGGCCTTGACCTATCAGGAGCGCAAGGAGAGGCGGATTTTGAAGAAATTCGGGAAGAATGGTGTGGCGCTCGGggcggatgatgaggaaaaggtcaagttggagaagggGAAGAGGGTGCAGGCTAAGCCGAGGGTGGCGGGTAGCGCGCGTGGGCGAGAGCTGCGAGCTGCGGCTGCGCTGGCGAGGTTTGAGAAACAAAaggtggaggaagaagatgtaGTTAAGGATGAGGACGAGACGCAGTCTGGGAGCGAGAGCGAGTATGAGGATGTTGCGgaggaggctgctgctgttgatgtcgatggctCAACTATGAGGGACAGCAAGGGGAGAGGAATGGTTCGAGTatgtgaggatgaggacacGAACGATCTTGAAGCGAGGAACGAACTTTCGCAGTTGGAAGACATGTTTAGACGGGTAAAGAGGGAAGATCCTGCGCCGAGCACACAAACAGTTCGGGTCAAAGCAGAGCCGGGCACTCAAGAAACGTCATTATCATCGGTCACAGCGAAAAGAGAGCCCCTGGATACACCACTCGATGACATACCAGCTGCACAACCCGTCGAAGCATCTAGCAGATCCAAGTCAGCAATCGAGCGTTCACAGAGCACAACCCCCTGCTCAATGTGCTCCTTTGCAAATACCTCATCAGCAGTAACGTGTGCCATGTGCGCAAACGTTCTCGATCCAACGAACACACCAAATTCCTGGCGCTGCTCAAGCACAACGTGTGCGGAGAGCCAGTACGTCAACGCTGGTGACTGTGGAGTGTGTGGCCTCTGCGGACAGAGACGAGTGTGA
- a CDS encoding tropomyosin like domain-containing protein: MDRIKEKINSLTVKLDTATTENEELKETVKKLQAEQLENENEIAALKTRLEKAEPALDAETTEQEKRIQELTEKLSVSSNERDCFERKVRALEEDRDNWEKKYDEMVMKYKEVKTELDEFSRGLEHI; encoded by the exons ATGGATCGCATCAAAGAG AAAATAAACTCTCTCACCGTAAAATTAGACACAGCTACCACCGAAAATGAGGAACTAAAAGAGACGGTCAAGAAACTCCAAGCAGAGCAGTTGGAAAACGAGAACGAAATTGCCGCCCTCAAGACGAGGCTTGAAAAAGCAGAACCTGCTCTTGACGCTGAGACTACagagcaggagaagaggataCAGGAACTTACGGAGAAACTGAGCGTTTCTTCTAATGAGAGAGACTG CTTTGAGCGAAAAGTACGAGCTTTGGAAGAGGACCGGGATAACTGGGAAAAGAAGTatgatgagatggtgatgaagtaCAAGGAGGTGAAGACGGAGTTGGATGAGTTCTCTCGGGGTTTGGAGCACATATAA
- a CDS encoding C6 transcription factor (War1) (similar to Cordyceps militaris CM01 XP_006671364.1), translating into MDLDPRLQSDHGGRGSPFGSGAGARLNSSTPSPSSQLEATAQSHHRSAPRHGTDTSDSPSTGLGTPGQPQQQQQHKDGPDHDEEGAAGAAGVDAKKSRACEACRGLKVRCEPDPDDENAPCKRCKKAGRNCVVTMPTRKRQKKTDSRVSELEKKIDALTASLQARAAVPGMGSGSTGVGPSGHSVSGISASSTAPQRQASEGMSGLWINNDPARTWAGSEAGAGQGIVASPVQQTQTPRTYRPSVFDPPDIAAGHKRKATEYRDGSGEGSPATGASQWPTTGRGNRTDIIDRGLVSMERAAELFQRYKEHMLRHLPSVVFPPGMSIMELRRSKPYLFLAVMAAASSETHGLQRVLQRELMELFAEKIVIVGEKNLELIQALHVAVIWYWPPEHFEELKFYQLVHMSAVMALDIGLGKKSAPKRGMPGFSWREHPFRRHPQPDPTSLECRRTWLTCHFLAANTAMSLHRPNLIRWSPFMTESLELLRTSADAYPTDKYFCHLVWTHRMAEDIGVQLSMDDPDTAVNIMDARTQYTLRGLERDLDKYIAAVPTEMMQPTLKMGFSILNLYMHELALHSDNTTDAVRPPFSTDILQDGMVSSEPLSAAHINALSACLSAIDNIFQTFLSMDVFAIRCLPVFTFVRVAYAVVILMKMYFSASSPSSELGKVINKDNMRVAYYLEALLEKFSATAADDKCRPASKFLLVLVMLRTWFLKHGKVDAKQDAQNPSTTTGGSSSNTPDAGTPSMQQQQQQQQQQPQSHPQPPDRSANTPLQVLSEVAMGRESNTPRPFYNSISGGQAPPPNTYYTDTNTPPQARDPSAFTQPWMNQPQQPVDMDMTIGLPANFDFESLGVPLDQSGEMYGGGAKMVLNDPLFSDMFQGLPDPNFFSF; encoded by the exons ATGGACTTGGATCCTCGCTTACAATCAGACCATGGCGGGCGGGGCTCACCTTTTGGCTCTGGCGCTGGCGCCCGTTTGAattcctcaacgccatcaccatcgagCCAACTCGAGGCGACAGCACAGTCGCATCATCGTTCTGCTCCCCGCCACGGGACTGACACCTCCGACAGCCCGTCAACTGGACTAGGCACACCGggccagcctcagcaacagcagcagcataaGGATGGACCGGACCACGACGAAGAAGGTGCTGCGGGTGCGGCTGGTGTCGATGCGAAAAAGTCGAGAGCCTGCGAAGCGTGTCGTGGGCTCAAGGTGCGATGCGAGCCCGATCCGGACGATGAAAATGCGCCGTGCAAGAGATGTAAGAAGGCGGGGAGGAATTGCGTTGTGACGATgccgacgaggaagaggcaaAAGAAGACGGATAGCAGGGTTTCGGAGctcgagaagaagattgatGCGTTGACGGCAAGCCTACAAGCTCGGGCGGCAGTGCCGGGGATGGGAAGCGGCTCGACTGGTGTTGGGCCGAGTGGCCATTCTGTCTCGGGGATTTCAGCATCATCTACGGCGCCGCAGAGACAAGCTTCTGAGGGTATGTCTGGACTTTGGATCAATAATGATCCTGCTAGGACTTGGGCTGGTTCCGAGGCTGGTGCGGGTCAGGGAATCGTCGCCAGTCCTGTGCAACAGACTCAAACTCCGAGGACATATCGGCCGTCTGTGTTTGATCCACCAGATATTGCTGCTGGTCATAAGAGGAAAGCCACCGAGTATCGCGATGGCTCCGGCGAAGGGTCTCCTGCGACGGGCGCATCACAATGGCCGACAACTGGGAGGGGGAACAGAACCGACATTATCGACCGAGGACTTGTCAGCATGGAGAGGGCTGCCGAGTTGTTTCAGCGGTACAAGGAGCACATGTTGAGGCATTTACCTTCTGTGGTGTTTCCTCCGGGCATGTCTATCATGGAGCTGCGCAGGTCGAAGCCCTATTTGTTCCTTGCCGTCATGGCGGCTGCTTCGTCGGAAACACATGGACTCCAGCGCGTCCTGCAGCGAGAGCTGATGGAGCTCTTTGCCGAGAAGATTGTCATCGTGGGTGAGAAGAACCTGGAGCTTATACAAGCCCTCCATGTTGCGGTTATTTGGTACTGGCCGCCAGAGCACTTTGAGGAGCTGAAATTCTACCAGCTCGTCCACATGTCAGCCGTTATGGCCCTTGATATTGGCTTGGGAAAGAAATCGGCTCCCAAGCGTGGTATGCCGGGTTTCAGCTGGCGAGAGCATCCGTTCAGACGACATCCCCAGCCTGATCCGACTAGCCTAGAGTGTAGACGAACCTGGCTGACGTGCCACTTCCTCGCTGCCAACACGGCAATGTCTCTGCATCGACCAAATCTCATTCGGTGGTCGCCGTTCATGACGGAGAGCCTCGAGTTGCTGAGAACATCAGCGGATGCTTACCCAACAGACAAGTACTTCTGCCATTTGGTTTGGACGCACCGCATGGCCGAAGACATTGGAGTTCAATTGTCCATGGATGATCCTGACACTGCTGTCAATATCATGGATGCGAGGACACAGTACACACTCAGAGGACTCGAGAGAGACTTGGACAAGTATATTGCGGCAGTGCCAACGGAGATGATGCAAC CGACTCTCAAAATGGGCTTCAGCATTTTGAATCTCTACATGCACGAACTGGCCCTCCACTCCGATAATACCACGGATGCAGTCCGCCCCCCTTTCAGTACTGATATCCTCCAAGACGGCATGGTGAGCAGCGAACCTCTGAGTGCGGCACACATCAACGCTCTGTCAGCCTGCCTCTCCGCCAtcgacaacatcttccaaACCTTTCTCTCCATGGACGTCTTCGCCATCCGATGCCTACCAGTCTTCACCTTTGTGCGGGTCGCCTACGCCGTCGTCATTCTCATGAAGATGTACTTTTCCGCATCAAGCCCGTCATCAGAACTCGGAAAAGtcatcaacaaggacaacatGCGTGTAGCATACTATCTCGAAGCGCTACTCGAGAAATTCAGTGCCACCGCAGCCGACGACAAATGCCGACCTGCATCCAAGTTCCTCCTCGTCCTAGTCATGCTACGCACCTGGTTCCTAAAGCACGGCAAGGTGGACGCCAAACAGGATGCCCAAaatccatccaccaccaccggaGGCTCCTCGTCAAACACACCCGACGCAGGAACACCCTccatgcagcagcaacaacaacaacaacaacaacaaccccaGTCCCATCCCCAACCACCAGACCGCTCAGCCAATACTCCCCTCCAAGTCCTCTCCGAAGTCGCCATGGGCCGCGAGTCCAACACCCCCCGACCCTTTTACAACTCCATCTCCGGCGGCCAGGCGCCTCCTCCGAATACATACTACACAGATACCAATACGCCGCCTCAGGCACGCGACCCATCCGCCTTTACGCAACCGTGGATGAACCAGCCTCAGCAACCTGTTGATATGGACATGACGATAGGCCTGCCCGCAaactttgactttgagagcCTTGGCGTGCCGTTGGATCAATCAGGGGAGATGTATGGCGGCGGAGCAAAGATGGTACTTAATGATCCGCTATTTAGTGACATGTTCCAGGGGTTGCCAGACCCAAACTTCTTTTCATTTTGA